Proteins encoded by one window of Bactrocera oleae isolate idBacOlea1 chromosome 4, idBacOlea1, whole genome shotgun sequence:
- the LOC106614454 gene encoding guanine nucleotide-binding protein subunit gamma-1 has protein sequence MAANLQQQRIINEQLRREANVPRIQVSQACQLMMKYMLEHESEDCLLNGFSSQKVNPFREKNSCSIL, from the coding sequence ATGGCTGCTAATCTACAACAGCAGCGCATCATTAACGAACAGCTGCGACGCGAGGCGAATGTACCGCGCATACAGGTGTCACAAGCATGTCAGCTGATGATGAAATACATGCTGGAGCATGAGAGTGAGGATTGTCTGCTGAATGGGTTCTCTAGTCAAAAAGTAAATCCATTTCGCGAAAAGAATTCATGTAGTATTTTGTAA
- the CCT8 gene encoding T-complex protein 1 subunit theta, with product MALSVPKAPGVAQMLKDGARMYSGLEEAVYRNITACKEFAQTMRSAYGPNGMNKMVINHIDKQFVTSDAGTIMQELDVEHPAAKLMVMGSQMQDAEVGDGTNFVVIFAGALLEAAEELLRLGITTSEIADGYEKALEKSLEILPKLVCHEIEDYRDVNKVTECLKAAIMSKQYGQEDFLTELVAKACVAILPNQGTFNVDSIRVCKILGSGLGKSEVVHGMVFKRFVEGDVTSAENAKVAVFSCPIDIIQTETKGTVLIKSADELMNFSAGEENLLEAQIKALADAGIKVVVCGGKVGDMALHFLNKYKLMAVRLNSKFDLRRLSRTVNATVLPRITTPTNEELGYCDKVCVEELGGTTVVVFRNTGKDARISTVVIRGATDNFMDDIERAVDDGVNNFKCLTRDGRYLPGAGATEIELASQLAVYADTLPGLEQYAVRKFATALEVFPKALAENSGVNGTDVVNALYLAHKKSTGQVIGFNIETEKADTIDVTTKPIFDLFQAKYWGLKYAVGAATTILKVDQIIMAKRAGGPKPRQNAGSDDES from the exons ATGGCTTTATCTGTACCAAAAGCTCCAGGCGTAGCGCAAATGCTAAAGGATGGCGCACGG ATGTATAGTGGTCTGGAGGAGGCCGTCTACCGTAATATCACCGCCTGCAAGGAATTCGCGCAGACAATGCGTTCCGCTTATGGTCCCAATGGCATGAATAAAATGGTCATAAATCACATTGACAAACAATTTGTAACAAGTGATGCTGGTACCATTATGCAGGAATTGGATGTGGAACATCCAGCTGCAAAACTTATGGTTATGGGCAGTCAAATGCAGGATGCAGAAGTTGGTGATGGTACCAATTTCGTTGTTATCTTTGCGGGAGCTTTGCTCGAGGCGGCTGAGGAACTGTTACGTTTAGGTATCACCACTTCTGAAATTGCTGATGGTTATGAAAAAGCTTTAGAGAAGTCATTGGAAATTCTACCTAAACTTGTTTGTCATGAAATCGAGGACTATCGTGATGTAAACAAAGTTACTGAGTGCCTTAAAGCCGCCATCATGTCAAAACAATACGGGCAAGAAGATTTTCTTACCGAATTGGTAGCAAAAGCATGTGTTGCCATATTGCCCAACCAAGGCACATTTAACGTGGATAGTATAcgtgtttgtaaaattttgggCAGTGGTTTGGGCAAATCCGAAGTTGTGCACGGTATGGTCTTCAAACGTTTTGTTGAAGGTGATGTAACATCAGCAGAGAATGCTAAAGTAGCTGTCTTTTCGTGCCCTATTGATATCATACAGACTGAAACAAAGGGAACTGTTTTGATCAAGTCTGCGGATGAATTAATGAACTTTTCAGCTGGTGAAGAAAATCTTTTGGAGGCACAAATTAAAGCTTTAGCCGATGCTGGCATTAAAGTTGTTGTGTGTGGCGGCAAAGTGGGTGATATGGCACTGCATTTCCTGAATAAATACAAACTTATGGCCGTGCGTTTGAATTCCAAATTTGATCTGCGTCGTCTTAGTCGTACAGTAAATGCAACAGTTTTGCCACGCATCACCACGCCAACTAACGAAGAGTTAGGTTACTGCGACAAAGTGTGCGTTGAGGAGCTAGGTGGCACAACCGTGGTAGTTTTCAG aaacaCAGGAAAAGATGCACGCATATCTACTGTCGTCATCCGTGGCGCTACCGATAATTTCATGGATGATATTGAACGCGCGGTAGATGATGGTGTCAATAATTTCAAGTGTCTGACACGTGATGGACGTTATCTGCCTGGTGCCGGTGCCACTGAGATTGAATTGGCTTCACAATTGGCAGTCTATGCCGACACATTACCCGGTCTCGAGCAATATGCTGTACGTAAATTCGCCACTGCTTTGGAGGTATTCCCCAAAGCCTTGGCTGAAAACAGCGGTGTGAACGGCACTGATGTTGTAAATGCATTGTATCTGGCTCACAAAAAATCAACCGGTCAAGTTATTGGTTTCAACATTGAAACCGAGAAAGCAGACACAATCGACGTGACCACAAAACCAATCTTCGACCTGTTTCAAGCGAAATATTGGGGTCTTAAGTACGCCGTGGGTGCAGCTACCACAATTCTGAAGGTTGACCAAATAATAATGGCAAAACGTGCAGGAGGACCAAAGCCACGACAGAATGCCGGCAGTGATGATGAAAGCTAG